Part of the Imperialibacter roseus genome, GACTGCCGCACAGCCTGCATCACTGCCATTAAGGGAATGTTGTAGGCTTTCAGCGCATCGGGATTGACGTCAATTTGATACTCTTGCACAAAGCCGCCTATGGAAGCGACTTCTGATACACCTTCGGCAGCGTTGAGCCCATACTTTACATAGAAATCCTGCACGGTACGGATCTCATGCAGGTCCCAGCCTCCCGTGGGATTGCCCTCTTTGTCTCTGCCTTCGAGCGTATACCAAAATACCTGGCCAAGGGCTGTAGCATCGGGCCCCAGCATGGGTTGCACGCCGTCGGGCAACAATCCGGATGGCAGTGAGCTTAGCTTCTCAAGGATTCTGGACCTGGACCAGTAAAACTCGATGTCTTCATTAAAAATGATGTTGACCATCGAAAATCCGAAAACCGAGGAACTTCGGATCGATTTAACGCCCGGTATACCCAGCAGGTAGGTCGTTAGAGGGTATGAAATCTGGTCGTCAATGTCCTGCGGCGACCTGCCCGCCCAGTCAGTGAACACAATTTGTTGGTTTTCTCCAATGTCGGGGATGGCATCCACCGGCACAGGATCTCTGGGGAGAGCGTCTACCTTCCAATTGAATGGCGACGTAACAATGCCCCAACCCACCAGCACTATCAATATAAGGATAGTAACCAGCCTGTTATGTAGAAAAAAACGAATGATTTGATTGAGCATAAAGTAAATTCATTGGTCTGATGCAAATGGAAATTGAAGCATGGGAACATGCTTCGTGCAAAAGACCAACGGCTAAATCAAAAGGGCACCGAAGGAAATATAGGCGGGATACAAAGGCAAAGGTGGCCCTGTATCTGCAGCAAATGATAGTGAATGAGTTGAATATGCTTCGTCGTAGGACAGAAAGTCGGGAAGCTCAATAGCGTAGAGCACAAAAAGGGAGGGAGTTCCAAGCGCCAGTTTTTCAACCTTAACGAAATTTCCATCCAGGCTCTGGTACTCCGTTGTATTTTCACAGCAATCGTTGGGCTCGTCGGCAGCATCCATGCAGCAGTGCTTGGTGGAGTGCCCCAGCTCAACGTTCTTAAGAAAAGGGCCACAATAATGCTTTGACACGACTACCCCTGCAATGGAGAGGAGCCATGTGAAAACAAGCGCTATTTGTAGGGTTCTTTTCAAACTGGGTCAAAAATCGACAAAACAAATAACGAAAGCAAACCCGCCTGGGTTTTATCAGTTGTGTCACTGAGTGCTGCTTTTTCGAAAAGGCAGTAAAAAATATGTTTAATTTCATACTTTATGATTGATCGATTATTTGATTTACAATCAATTAGTTACAATGAAATAATACTATCCTTCTGTCTACAGCCTTTGTGTAAACCTTCACTTGATACTTTTTCCGAACCACACATATAACAGAGCTGTATATAGCCCACGGCTTCTTTTGATGTACAAACATTGATTAATCAACACAATTGCCCTTAAAAGCACTATATTAGCCTCTCACGAAGGACTGCACCTATCAAAAGCAAGCTGGAAGATGATCAAGAAAACATGCCTGTTACTTTTTGCTGTATTGGTAGCCTCCGGCTATCTACAAGCCCAGACAGATAGCCTGCAACAGCTTTTTCAAGCGGCCAAAGAGCCAGGTGTGAAAGTTTCCCTGCTGATTACCATGGGGCAGCAAAGTGCTGAGACCGATTCTTCGGCTGCCTTAAACTACCTGAACAGAGCGCTTGAACTTGCGAAAGACCACAACCTGACAAAGGAACGTGGAGACGCCAACTTGGCACTCGGAAAGTTTAATTATGAGCATTTCAGCTACGATTCAGCAAAAAAATATGTTGATGCTTCCCTCGCAGCCTATCGTGAATCGCAAGACAAGGAAGGGATTGCCAGGGCTAATTTGCAACTCTCAGAACTTTACGAAGAACAAGATCGAAGCGCAGAAGCCATTAAAGTCCTTTTTGAAAACCTTTCCTACTACGAAAGTATCAACGACTCCCTGGAAGCTGGCAAAGTGCTCAACAGAATTGCCAACTCACAGAATTATCTTGGCTATCATGACGACGCCATCCTTCATTACACCCGTGCCATGGATATTTTCGAAAGCATCGGGTATCAAAGAGGTGTGGCCGTAGTGCTGTCAAACATGGCTATCATTTACGGGGAAGAAGGAGATACAAGAAAATCCGTTAAGAACTACCTGAAAACCATTGCCATCTATGAGGGGCTTGACAATGAGCCGAACCTGCCAAGCGCTTATAACAACATAGGAAATGACTACACTGACCTGAAAATGCCGGACAGCGCTTTGTATTATTTTAACAAGTCGCTGGCGCTATCTAAAACCAGGGGAGACCTTCGATCGATGGCCTTTAGCTATTTCCATATGAATAGTTTGTATAACAGCATCGACATGCCGGAAAAGGGAGCCTATTATGGCAACAAGTCCCTCGAACTA contains:
- a CDS encoding HYC_CC_PP family protein, which translates into the protein MKRTLQIALVFTWLLSIAGVVVSKHYCGPFLKNVELGHSTKHCCMDAADEPNDCCENTTEYQSLDGNFVKVEKLALGTPSLFVLYAIELPDFLSYDEAYSTHSLSFAADTGPPLPLYPAYISFGALLI